A genomic stretch from Mariprofundus sp. NF includes:
- the dnaK gene encoding molecular chaperone DnaK: MAKVIGIDLGTTNSCVAVMEGDKAKVIANSEGDNTTPSVVAFANDERLVGASAKRQMVTNPDKTFYAVKRLIGRKFDSKEAKHHKDLVSYPLVAADNGDAWLEVDGKKMSPQEISAITLQKMKKTAEDYLGESVTDAVITVPAYFNDSQRQATKDAGAIAGLNVLRIVNEPTAAALAYGLDKTEENHLIAVYDLGGGTFDISILEIGDGVFEVKATNGDTFLGGEDFDQVLIKYLAAEFKKEHGVDLMSDKLALQRLKEAAEKAKIELSSSNQTEVNLPFITADASGPKHLLIKLSRAKFESLVGDLVDQSIEPCKQALKDAGVKAGDVHEVVLVGGMTRMPLVQQKVQEFFGREPHKGVNPDEVVAIGAAIQGAVLTGDVTDVLLLDVTPLSLGIEVEGGLFNKIIEKNTTIPSKKSQTYTTAADNQTAVTIKVAQGERELFSANKQLGLFNLEGIAPAPRGMPQVEVTFDIDANGIMHVHAKDKGTGKETSIRIESGSGLSEEEIERMKKDAEANADEDKKLKEQIEAKNRADALVYSTEKSLKEHGDKVDEETRTAIEAALEELKKAIEGGDAETITAAETNLAEKAQKLGEAIYKDMQNEQAQAEGADSAAPESDAAKDADIVDAEVVDENDKK, from the coding sequence ATGGCAAAAGTAATTGGAATTGACCTCGGTACCACCAACTCGTGCGTAGCCGTCATGGAAGGCGATAAAGCCAAGGTAATTGCTAACAGCGAAGGTGATAATACCACCCCGTCGGTTGTGGCATTTGCCAACGATGAGCGTCTGGTTGGTGCATCGGCCAAACGTCAGATGGTGACCAATCCGGATAAAACATTCTACGCGGTAAAACGTTTGATCGGTCGCAAGTTCGACTCGAAAGAGGCGAAACATCATAAAGATCTGGTCTCCTACCCGCTGGTAGCTGCCGATAACGGTGATGCATGGCTGGAAGTTGATGGTAAGAAGATGAGCCCGCAGGAGATCTCTGCGATCACACTGCAGAAGATGAAGAAGACTGCGGAAGATTATCTCGGTGAATCTGTGACAGATGCGGTGATTACCGTACCTGCTTACTTTAACGATTCCCAGCGTCAGGCCACCAAGGATGCCGGTGCCATTGCCGGCCTGAACGTGCTGCGTATTGTGAATGAGCCAACTGCTGCTGCACTGGCTTATGGTCTGGATAAAACTGAAGAGAATCATCTGATTGCCGTATACGATCTCGGTGGTGGTACCTTCGATATCTCGATCCTTGAGATCGGTGATGGCGTATTCGAAGTAAAAGCGACCAATGGTGATACCTTCCTCGGTGGTGAAGATTTCGATCAGGTGCTGATTAAATATCTGGCCGCTGAGTTCAAGAAAGAGCACGGCGTTGATCTGATGAGCGACAAGCTGGCCCTGCAGCGTCTGAAAGAGGCTGCGGAGAAAGCGAAGATCGAGCTCTCATCAAGCAATCAGACCGAAGTGAACCTGCCGTTTATTACGGCTGATGCATCCGGCCCTAAACATCTGCTGATCAAGCTTTCACGTGCCAAGTTTGAATCTCTGGTTGGTGATCTGGTTGATCAGTCGATCGAACCTTGCAAGCAGGCGCTCAAGGATGCCGGTGTGAAAGCCGGTGATGTTCACGAAGTGGTACTGGTGGGTGGTATGACTCGTATGCCGCTGGTGCAGCAGAAGGTGCAGGAGTTCTTCGGTCGCGAGCCGCACAAGGGCGTGAACCCGGATGAAGTGGTGGCTATTGGTGCTGCGATTCAGGGTGCGGTACTGACCGGTGATGTGACCGACGTACTGCTGCTGGATGTTACACCTCTCTCGCTCGGTATTGAGGTAGAGGGTGGTCTGTTCAATAAGATTATTGAGAAGAACACCACCATCCCGTCCAAGAAGAGCCAGACCTATACCACGGCTGCTGATAACCAGACGGCTGTGACCATTAAAGTGGCGCAGGGTGAGCGTGAGCTCTTCTCTGCCAACAAACAGCTCGGCCTGTTTAATCTCGAAGGCATTGCACCGGCACCACGTGGCATGCCACAGGTTGAAGTAACCTTCGACATCGATGCCAACGGTATTATGCATGTGCATGCCAAGGATAAAGGTACCGGTAAAGAGACCTCCATTCGTATTGAGTCCGGTTCCGGCCTCTCCGAGGAAGAGATCGAGCGCATGAAGAAAGATGCGGAAGCCAATGCTGATGAAGATAAGAAACTGAAAGAGCAGATCGAAGCGAAGAACCGTGCTGATGCACTGGTCTATTCAACCGAGAAGTCACTCAAAGAGCATGGTGATAAAGTGGATGAAGAGACTCGCACAGCGATTGAAGCTGCACTGGAAGAGCTGAAGAAAGCGATTGAAGGTGGCGATGCTGAGACCATCACTGCGGCTGAAACCAATCTGGCTGAGAAGGCGCAGAAGCTGGGTGAAGCGATCTACAAGGATATGCAGAATGAGCAGGCTCAGGCAGAAGGCGCTGATTCAGCTGCACCGGAATCTGATGCTGCCAAGGATGCTGATATTGTTGATGCTGAAGTTGTGGATGAAAACGATAAAAAGTGA
- a CDS encoding serine hydrolase yields the protein MKTKLALALSCAALLATSQMATAGDSFNKPLRQQSNPQIQQLLEQSIADLHLTRATRNKQLSVALVDITDPNTPAMAQINGDEMMYAASLPKIAILLAAFESIREGKLKLTDDMRQTMTSMIRRSSNRAATKMIRTVGINYINQVLKSDKYRLYDPKHNGGLWVGKEYASGVAKHRDPLHNLSHGATALQTARFYYMLESGKLVSPEYSRQMKTMLGNPGINHKFVKGLSKSSPDALIFRKSGSWRDYHADSALIEHNGRRYIAVALANNPKGGEWMTRLIQAMNEIIVDLHPGVVAGSVHADASQAAGVAGPRSSSKHLM from the coding sequence ATGAAAACAAAACTTGCCTTAGCCCTCTCTTGCGCCGCTCTGCTGGCAACATCACAGATGGCCACTGCCGGAGACTCTTTTAACAAACCTCTGCGCCAGCAATCCAACCCCCAGATTCAGCAGCTTCTTGAGCAGAGTATTGCCGATCTCCACCTGACAAGAGCCACCCGCAACAAACAACTCTCTGTTGCTCTGGTTGATATCACCGATCCGAATACGCCTGCCATGGCTCAGATCAATGGCGATGAGATGATGTATGCTGCAAGCCTGCCCAAGATTGCCATTCTGCTGGCTGCATTCGAGAGCATCCGCGAAGGCAAACTCAAACTCACCGATGATATGCGTCAGACTATGACCAGCATGATTCGCCGCTCATCCAACCGGGCTGCAACCAAGATGATCAGGACTGTAGGTATCAACTACATTAATCAGGTTCTGAAATCAGACAAATACCGCCTCTACGATCCCAAACACAATGGTGGCCTCTGGGTCGGTAAAGAGTACGCCTCCGGCGTAGCAAAACATCGCGATCCTCTGCATAACCTATCCCATGGTGCTACCGCCCTGCAGACCGCCCGTTTCTACTACATGCTGGAGTCAGGCAAGCTGGTTTCACCTGAATATTCACGCCAGATGAAAACCATGCTCGGCAATCCCGGCATCAATCACAAGTTTGTTAAAGGTTTGAGCAAGAGCTCTCCTGATGCGCTGATCTTCCGCAAATCAGGCAGCTGGCGTGACTACCATGCCGACAGCGCCCTGATTGAACACAATGGCCGTCGTTATATTGCTGTGGCACTGGCCAATAACCCTAAGGGTGGCGAATGGATGACCCGTCTGATTCAGGCGATGAACGAGATCATTGTTGATCTGCATCCCGGTGTAGTTGCAGGATCAGTTCATGCAGACGCGTCGCAAGCTGCTGGTGTTGCAGGGCCGCGTTCTTCTTCAAAACATTTGATGTAA
- a CDS encoding serine hydrolase: MKPLMLLMPLLLSLPGLLNAYPLDGAEQTGISRLQGYQLAQQGAVAGNKLPGGALLDQKQVRLHLQGFRDDPLLHPDARLSESIIKLLGEDAVHYSVSLLDLTDVQRPHYAEVHADRIRNPGSLGKLVLALALFQTLADIYPEDVEARQALLRNSIITADAFIRTDHHRVPFWQPEKKRLLKRPIVEGDSANFWSYLDWMLSASSNAAASMVLKHIMLLNRFGRDYPVSKEREEAYFNQTSRRDLGRSLTWLLQQAVQRNGLDPERLRQGGFFSREGKRRVAGTDSVCTTRELMRFLLRMEQGKLVDSWSSLQLKRLLYMTERRIRYASAEVLSDSALYFKSGSFYKCEAEEGFVCRKYAGNKLNVMNSVAIVETPERDLHYMVTITSNVLKKNAALQHQQLATRLHELILQLHRDADQQ; encoded by the coding sequence ATGAAACCGCTTATGTTATTGATGCCGTTGTTACTCTCACTACCGGGATTGCTCAACGCCTATCCCCTTGATGGTGCTGAGCAGACCGGCATTAGCCGGCTGCAGGGTTATCAACTGGCTCAGCAGGGTGCGGTGGCGGGTAACAAACTGCCCGGTGGTGCACTTTTGGATCAGAAGCAGGTGCGGTTGCATCTGCAGGGATTCAGGGATGACCCGCTGCTTCATCCCGATGCCCGGCTGAGTGAGTCGATCATCAAACTATTGGGTGAGGATGCTGTTCACTACAGCGTCAGTCTGCTTGATCTCACCGATGTGCAGCGGCCACACTACGCTGAGGTGCATGCTGACCGGATACGTAATCCGGGCAGCCTGGGGAAACTGGTGCTGGCACTGGCTCTGTTTCAGACCCTTGCTGATATCTATCCTGAAGATGTCGAGGCCCGGCAGGCGTTGTTGCGTAACAGCATCATAACAGCTGATGCATTTATCCGAACAGATCATCACAGGGTGCCATTCTGGCAGCCGGAGAAGAAGCGTCTGCTCAAGCGTCCGATTGTTGAGGGTGATAGTGCTAACTTCTGGAGTTATCTGGACTGGATGCTCTCGGCCAGCTCCAATGCTGCAGCCAGCATGGTGCTCAAACATATTATGCTGTTAAACCGTTTCGGACGCGATTATCCGGTCAGCAAGGAGAGAGAAGAGGCCTATTTCAATCAGACTTCGAGACGGGATCTGGGCAGGAGCCTGACCTGGTTGCTACAGCAGGCTGTGCAACGCAATGGCCTTGATCCTGAGCGCTTGCGCCAGGGTGGCTTCTTTTCGCGTGAAGGTAAAAGGCGTGTGGCCGGCACTGACAGTGTCTGTACGACACGTGAACTGATGCGATTTTTGCTGCGTATGGAGCAGGGGAAGTTGGTGGATAGCTGGTCCAGCCTGCAGCTTAAACGACTACTCTATATGACCGAGCGCCGCATCCGTTACGCCTCTGCCGAAGTGCTGAGTGATTCAGCCCTCTATTTCAAGTCAGGCTCATTCTACAAGTGTGAAGCGGAAGAGGGTTTTGTCTGTCGAAAATATGCCGGTAACAAACTGAATGTGATGAATTCAGTAGCCATAGTGGAGACTCCTGAGAGAGATCTCCACTATATGGTGACGATTACATCAAATGTTTTGAAGAAGAACGCGGCCCTGCAACACCAGCAGCTTGCGACGCGTCTGCATGAACTGATCCTGCAACTACACCGGGATGCAGATCAACAATGA
- the grpE gene encoding nucleotide exchange factor GrpE, with protein sequence MIGKKKKDVEAEIELEENIQLDENGDEVVTEPEVDPLEAAQAEIAELKDKLLRTYAEMDNLRKRTQREVADAHKFGVEKFATSLLDVMDNLERALAVEEGNEQAFREGVKLTLNSWHEMMSRFEVKRIDAVGEAFDPHHHEALSQMPSEEPEGTVIAQHVAGYTLHGRLIRPAKVLVSSGPAA encoded by the coding sequence TTGATTGGAAAGAAGAAAAAGGACGTTGAAGCTGAGATTGAACTGGAAGAGAATATTCAGCTGGATGAAAATGGTGATGAGGTAGTCACCGAGCCTGAGGTTGATCCTTTGGAAGCCGCACAGGCTGAGATCGCTGAACTGAAAGACAAGCTGCTGCGCACCTATGCCGAGATGGATAATCTGCGTAAACGTACCCAGCGCGAAGTGGCTGATGCGCATAAGTTCGGTGTCGAAAAGTTTGCCACCTCACTACTGGATGTGATGGATAATCTGGAGCGCGCACTGGCCGTGGAAGAGGGTAACGAGCAGGCCTTCCGTGAGGGCGTTAAGCTTACCCTCAATAGCTGGCACGAGATGATGAGCCGTTTTGAAGTGAAACGTATTGATGCAGTGGGTGAAGCGTTTGATCCGCATCACCATGAAGCGCTATCACAGATGCCGAGTGAGGAGCCTGAAGGCACTGTAATTGCTCAGCATGTGGCGGGTTACACCCTGCACGGGCGATTGATTCGCCCGGCCAAAGTGCTCGTATCCAGCGGTCCGGCTGCTTAA
- a CDS encoding L,D-transpeptidase → MIIVSVSEQMLYQRRKTGVWYAYPVSTASRGTGNLSGSFQTPLGRHRIAEKIGHGLPLRTAFRARQPFCIYDPETDDPKKDWILTRILWLSGCETGKNRRGRVDTHNRYIYIHGTHEEEKIGTPASHGCIRMCCEDMLELFENSYAGESVRIGK, encoded by the coding sequence ATGATCATCGTTTCCGTATCCGAGCAGATGTTATACCAGCGTCGCAAAACCGGCGTCTGGTACGCCTACCCTGTCTCCACTGCTAGCAGAGGCACCGGCAACCTCTCGGGTAGTTTCCAGACACCACTGGGCAGGCACCGCATTGCCGAGAAGATCGGACACGGCCTGCCACTGCGCACTGCATTCAGGGCACGCCAACCCTTCTGCATCTACGACCCCGAAACTGATGACCCGAAAAAAGATTGGATTCTTACCCGTATTCTCTGGCTATCGGGATGCGAAACCGGCAAAAACCGGCGTGGCAGAGTGGATACGCATAACCGCTATATCTACATCCACGGCACCCACGAAGAGGAGAAAATCGGTACTCCCGCCTCGCACGGCTGCATCCGTATGTGCTGTGAAGATATGCTGGAGCTGTTTGAGAACAGTTATGCCGGTGAGTCCGTTCGAATCGGCAAATAA
- a CDS encoding PEP/pyruvate-binding domain-containing protein, protein MTLRICVVISLLLMGAGSAHAGEAESGKFRNWVDSFKSDNYGPFTHIRWFCKDGSVLPPGENVCSKRGGGRQYGLLNSRAVEMRNRGYLIANVLAAASPAQFIGSDAQLDELSQILLEQFLIRVDDGWVFRRSRFFHRGAVQIEDEQVAATRILLALLADPLWRTPERFLLLRESVRRLPLPGPQRLATNIRQAATDLGNQDPGFQNLRVKIHSLPDDQDATRVRAYAERAGLPELLDSYAQLAELLDVFYAPRTGLRQLAQLARESSNPDLVQQLKETRDLLDAGRDDAVTVAELAAKLQFWRQLLQGDHDYSKYDRLRLLQGSLIVERETFVRGNRLLQAYPDASRASRIGWLRQLGAALYGTGLLSERQWRAFHGELDALLSKSSLPAADYYDRLSYLARVPQWSQQLLAFHFSAAVNRWYALTPLTGRLVPDRLRESPLLPFSRISDQLMADADRLAGIRHTLFGRQIDSRLRALNPGLKRGVLLRAPAHGEPLRRDGIYILPSTTQELTPVAGIITSGEGSSLSHVQLLARNMGIPNLVADEKLLAAIDGHVGETVVLAVSRRGRVSIERDSPKWDKLFGSQAMTAHALIKTDLERLNLDDRRMHSLGSLRGRDSGVIAGPKAANLGELRHHYPKLVPPGLVIPFGVFRRHLDKPLYDDGPSVFAWMQSEYARLKLIDDKKSKAKQTSVFLSKLRRWIVSTDPGHEFRKQLRFAYVRIFRKSGDRGVFVRSDTNVEDLPGFSGAGLNLTVANVVGIDAIVAAVQQVWASPFSERAYAWRQAHMAEPQHLYPAVLLLQSFASEKSGVMVTADVDRGDRGWLSIAVSEGVGGAVEGQAAEEIRVERSSGRVRLLAQASAPVQVRLIEAGGIERVQASGRERLLSSDETEQLRHLAADVEKRFPMPRDISGKKMAADIEFGFAHGKLALFQLRPFVESRRAMQSQLLIAMDKELERFAYRRVDLRMKPQEAWQP, encoded by the coding sequence ATGACTCTACGGATATGCGTCGTGATCTCTCTGCTCCTTATGGGTGCCGGTTCAGCCCATGCAGGGGAGGCTGAGAGCGGCAAATTCCGCAACTGGGTAGATTCATTCAAGAGTGATAATTACGGCCCATTCACGCATATCCGCTGGTTTTGCAAGGATGGTTCGGTGTTGCCGCCCGGAGAAAATGTATGCAGCAAGCGCGGTGGTGGCAGGCAGTACGGTCTATTAAATAGTCGCGCTGTCGAGATGCGCAACCGGGGTTATCTGATTGCCAATGTGTTGGCAGCAGCCTCGCCAGCGCAGTTTATAGGTTCTGATGCGCAGCTTGATGAGCTTAGTCAGATTCTGTTGGAGCAGTTCCTGATTCGTGTTGATGATGGTTGGGTTTTTCGCCGTTCCCGCTTTTTTCACCGTGGTGCTGTACAGATTGAGGATGAGCAGGTGGCAGCGACAAGAATCTTGCTGGCACTGCTGGCTGACCCGTTATGGCGAACACCTGAACGCTTTCTTCTGTTGCGCGAGTCGGTACGCAGACTGCCACTGCCGGGTCCACAGCGGTTGGCCACGAATATTCGACAGGCAGCAACTGATCTCGGCAATCAGGATCCGGGTTTTCAGAATCTACGTGTCAAAATTCACTCGCTTCCCGATGATCAGGATGCGACTCGTGTTCGAGCCTATGCCGAACGTGCGGGATTGCCGGAGCTGCTGGATTCCTATGCGCAGCTGGCTGAACTTCTGGATGTTTTTTATGCCCCGCGCACAGGTTTGAGACAGTTGGCACAACTGGCCAGAGAGTCCTCAAATCCTGATCTTGTTCAGCAATTAAAAGAGACAAGAGATCTGCTCGATGCTGGTCGTGATGATGCCGTCACAGTGGCGGAGTTGGCAGCCAAACTGCAGTTCTGGCGGCAGCTGTTGCAGGGAGATCACGACTACTCCAAATATGATCGTCTGCGCCTGCTGCAAGGTTCACTGATCGTGGAGAGGGAGACCTTTGTTCGCGGCAACCGTCTGCTGCAGGCCTATCCTGATGCCAGCCGAGCCTCCCGCATAGGCTGGTTGCGCCAGCTTGGGGCGGCACTTTATGGCACAGGACTTCTGTCTGAGCGACAGTGGCGGGCCTTTCATGGAGAGCTGGATGCGTTGTTATCGAAGAGCTCTCTCCCTGCAGCCGACTATTATGATCGGCTCAGTTATCTGGCGCGCGTGCCGCAGTGGTCACAACAGTTACTGGCGTTTCACTTCTCTGCTGCAGTGAACCGCTGGTATGCACTCACGCCGCTAACTGGCCGGCTGGTGCCGGATCGGTTGCGGGAGAGTCCGCTGCTGCCTTTCTCACGTATAAGCGATCAGCTTATGGCTGATGCCGACCGGTTGGCCGGTATCAGACACACCCTCTTTGGCCGTCAAATTGATAGCCGCTTGCGCGCTCTTAATCCCGGCCTGAAACGCGGGGTTCTGCTGCGGGCTCCTGCCCATGGCGAGCCACTGCGCAGAGATGGCATCTATATTCTACCCTCAACCACGCAGGAACTGACGCCGGTGGCAGGCATCATTACCAGTGGAGAAGGTAGCTCTCTTTCGCATGTGCAGCTGCTGGCACGTAATATGGGGATCCCCAATCTTGTTGCCGATGAGAAGCTGTTGGCAGCGATCGATGGTCATGTTGGTGAAACTGTTGTGTTGGCTGTGAGTCGGCGCGGCAGGGTCTCTATTGAGCGGGATAGCCCGAAGTGGGACAAGCTGTTTGGCAGCCAGGCGATGACTGCTCATGCCCTGATTAAAACTGATCTGGAGAGGTTGAATCTGGATGATCGCAGAATGCATTCGCTTGGCAGCCTGAGGGGCAGGGATTCAGGTGTGATTGCAGGACCAAAGGCCGCCAATCTCGGCGAGTTGCGCCATCACTATCCAAAACTTGTGCCACCCGGGCTGGTGATCCCATTTGGTGTTTTCCGACGCCACCTCGACAAACCACTGTATGATGATGGGCCATCTGTCTTTGCATGGATGCAGTCAGAATATGCGCGGCTGAAGTTGATTGATGATAAAAAGAGCAAGGCGAAGCAGACCAGCGTTTTTCTGAGCAAGCTGCGTCGATGGATTGTTAGCACTGATCCCGGTCATGAGTTCCGAAAACAGCTGCGTTTTGCCTATGTACGCATATTCCGCAAGTCAGGCGACCGCGGTGTTTTTGTGCGTAGTGATACCAATGTCGAGGATCTTCCCGGTTTTAGTGGTGCCGGACTGAACCTGACTGTTGCCAATGTGGTGGGCATAGATGCGATTGTGGCGGCAGTGCAGCAGGTGTGGGCCTCTCCCTTTAGTGAACGCGCCTATGCCTGGCGGCAGGCGCATATGGCTGAGCCACAGCACCTCTATCCTGCCGTGCTTCTGCTACAGAGTTTTGCTTCGGAGAAGTCGGGTGTGATGGTGACAGCCGATGTTGACCGGGGTGATCGGGGCTGGCTCTCCATCGCAGTCAGCGAGGGTGTTGGCGGTGCAGTAGAGGGGCAGGCTGCTGAAGAGATCAGGGTAGAGCGCAGTTCAGGCCGGGTGCGTCTGCTGGCGCAGGCTTCGGCACCGGTTCAGGTACGACTGATTGAGGCTGGTGGTATCGAGAGGGTGCAGGCCAGTGGGCGGGAGAGGCTGCTTAGCAGTGATGAAACCGAACAGTTGCGCCATCTTGCAGCCGATGTCGAAAAACGTTTCCCAATGCCACGGGATATTTCAGGTAAAAAAATGGCGGCAGATATCGAGTTCGGTTTTGCCCACGGCAAGCTTGCCCTGTTCCAGCTGCGTCCTTTTGTTGAGAGCAGGCGTGCCATGCAGAGCCAGTTGCTGATTGCCATGGACAAGGAGCTGGAGAGGTTCGCCTACAGACGTGTTGATTTGAGAATGAAACCGCAGGAGGCGTGGCAGCCATGA
- the hrcA gene encoding heat-inducible transcriptional repressor HrcA, which produces MKDRHEHILGEVVRAYLNTGTPVGSRTLSEQGELSLSPASIRNVMAELERQGMLSSPHTSAGRVPTDSGLRYFVDSLMAVDPDVNQQLAASVAGHLSSTPERNILLKRATDELASLTHFAGMVWVHEQGFNRISKIELVPVSSEKLLAVIVTDSGEVQNRLIARPRDISDTQLHEISLRLNELLSGCNLEEARLRLQREMETDRLKVRHLVEDLKRWADAPTEGQTEMFVSGQRQLLEMPEFAVVDTIRSLMCAIEEREQLLHLVEQVESEESGVKVFIGSEHALVNMEQVSVVLSRYEGPANLVGTLGVIGPRRMHYERVVPIVDCTAKWVSRMLAGGLQTK; this is translated from the coding sequence ATGAAAGATCGACACGAACATATACTCGGCGAAGTGGTACGGGCCTACCTGAATACAGGCACTCCTGTCGGATCGCGCACGCTCTCGGAACAGGGTGAGCTGAGCCTGAGTCCGGCATCGATCCGTAATGTGATGGCTGAGCTGGAGCGGCAGGGCATGCTCAGCTCTCCACACACATCCGCCGGACGAGTACCTACCGATAGTGGACTACGCTATTTTGTCGATTCGCTGATGGCGGTTGATCCGGATGTGAATCAGCAGCTTGCAGCCTCTGTGGCAGGCCATCTTTCGAGCACGCCTGAGCGAAACATTCTCTTGAAAAGAGCAACCGATGAGCTGGCGAGCCTGACCCATTTTGCCGGCATGGTATGGGTGCATGAACAGGGCTTTAATCGTATCAGTAAAATCGAGCTGGTGCCGGTCTCCTCCGAGAAGCTGCTGGCGGTCATCGTGACCGATTCGGGTGAAGTACAGAATCGTCTGATAGCACGCCCCCGGGATATCAGTGATACACAGCTGCATGAGATTTCACTGCGACTCAATGAGTTGCTCTCCGGCTGCAATCTTGAAGAGGCACGCTTAAGACTGCAGCGGGAGATGGAGACAGATCGACTGAAAGTCCGTCATCTGGTTGAGGACTTGAAACGCTGGGCCGATGCCCCTACAGAGGGGCAGACAGAGATGTTTGTCAGTGGCCAGCGCCAGCTGCTTGAGATGCCTGAGTTTGCCGTGGTAGACACGATCCGCTCGCTGATGTGTGCCATTGAAGAGCGCGAGCAGCTCCTGCATCTGGTTGAGCAGGTGGAGAGTGAAGAGAGTGGCGTGAAGGTGTTTATCGGTAGCGAGCATGCACTGGTGAACATGGAACAGGTTTCAGTGGTGTTGTCGCGTTATGAGGGGCCGGCCAATCTTGTTGGTACGCTCGGTGTGATCGGACCAAGGCGCATGCATTACGAACGGGTAGTGCCGATAGTGGATTGTACAGCCAAGTGGGTGAGCCGAATGCTTGCCGGTGGCCTGCAGACAAAATAG